A segment of the uncultured Methanobrevibacter sp. genome:
CTAAATCCGTTTCATAATCATTCAACGGGGTGCTGATTTTCAAATCAGCTTCATTATTTTCATTCAAATAACTTGCAGAATCATCTATACTTGCAATACTTGCGGAATCATCTGTGCTTGCAAAACTTACAGGTAAAACAAGCAGGATGATTAAGAATAATGAAATAAAAAATAAATATTTTGTTTTCATAAAATTAAACTCCATCTCTTATTATTTTATAAAATATACTTTAATTTTTATAAAATTTTATTATATGATTAGTATTATGTTTTTATTATAAAAAAATATTTACATTTTATTTTAAAAATTTTAAAATATATTTTAATTTTCTATATTTTACTTTGGAAATAAAAGGGGTATTTTAATCTTAAAATTAAGCAGGTCGTGATTAAGTCTTATATAAATTATAATTCTTCTTTTTGTTAAAATCCGAAATATTTAATTGTTTGCAGCACAAATATTTTATATGGAGAATAAGTATTTTGGCTTTTCATAGTGATATTTATTCTTATTTTCCTTATAAATAGTGTATTATACTTATTTTTCAATAATTAATATGTATTTCAATTGAAATTAAATTTTACCTATTCTGGAAATTAATATTATTTGGAAACTTTTAATTTTTTAACTTAGCGTTAAATAGTAAAATTAGGTTTTCATAAACTGGTCTTTAACTAAAAATTCAGGAGCTGTTAATCATGAAAATGCTGATAGATGGAGAGTTCATTGACAAGAATGAACATTATGATGTGATAAATCCATATGATGGTGAACTGATAGACACAATCCCGATAGCAGACAAGGGAGATGTGAATAAGGCAATA
Coding sequences within it:
- a CDS encoding aldehyde dehydrogenase family protein — its product is MKMLIDGEFIDKNEHYDVINPYDGELIDTIPIADKGDVNKAIDAARKAQKSLNCLSSKQVSENLFDACEELSSCADEIAR